In Helianthus annuus cultivar XRQ/B chromosome 3, HanXRQr2.0-SUNRISE, whole genome shotgun sequence, a single window of DNA contains:
- the LOC118490314 gene encoding uncharacterized protein LOC118490314, producing MLAAGFSIAPTTSSDSNTALLSQGGFQMFRNNSSVSQSGSSNQIVSSASPASVQNAGKASAAASASAHSTNNEMMAFFASQSKEKLDIAASVINCLNAFLAGKLDPPKWSQDDLSQIHPDDVEEMDITWQMAMAAFRAQKFVKKTGKNRWGNAWNGASKVPFNLRCFNCHEEGHYARNCPKPPMNRDQNPTTPAQPATPNRERALVSTTSIADAAASGSPQPQGLAQALVVQPNVNFDWSSEIERLNISAPDNQAATSNIAFMTSNEHDPEPQEETAADDFAFMTQILSAPVKGLTKEEMIAQK from the exons ATGCTGGCTGCCGGTTTCTCAATAGCTCCAACCACGTCTAGCGACAGCAACACAGCTCTTCTATCACAAGGAGGATTTCAGATGTTTCGCAATAATTCCTCTGTCTCTCAATCTGGATCCTCAAATCAAATCGTCTCTTCAGCTTCTCCAGCTTCAGTTCAAAATGCTGGAAAGGCTTCTGCTGCTGCCTCTGCTTCTGCTCACTCTACGAACAATGAGATGATGGCATTTTTCGCAAGTCAGTCAAAGGAAAAGCTAGACATAGCAGCTTCTGTaatcaactgtttgaatgctttTCTTGCAGggaagcttgatccaccaaagtggAGTCAAGATGATTTGTCACAGATTCAtccagatgatgttgaagaaatggatatCACCTGGCAAATGGCAATGGCGGCATTCAGAGCTCAAAAGTTTGTGAAGAAAACGGGTAAAAACAGGTGGGGTAACGCTTGGAATGGAGCCTCTAAAGTGCCCTTCAATCTTCGCTGTTTcaactgtcatgaggaaggaCACTATGCTAGGAACTGCCCGAAGCCACCCATGAACAGAGATCAGAATCCTACTACTCCTGCACAACCAGCTACTCCTAATCGAGAAAGGGCTCTTGTGTCTACTACAAGTATAGCAGATGCAGCTGCCTCTGGAAGTCCACAGCCGCAGGGATTAGCACAAGCGCTAGTGGTGCAGCCAAATGTCAACTTTGACTGGTCTTCTGAGATTGAGCGTCTGAACATATCAGCTCCAGATAATCAAGCTGCAACTTCTAACATTGCTTTCATGACCTCAAACGAGCATGACCCTGAGCCACAGGAAGAGACTGCTGCTGACGATTTCGCTTTCATGACTCAAATCCTGTCAGCACCTGTcaaaggtctcaccaaagaagag atgatagctcAGAAGTAA